A part of Haloarchaeobius sp. HME9146 genomic DNA contains:
- a CDS encoding 6-pyruvoyl tetrahydropterin synthase family protein, translated as MTPGALEETESGVRDLTGHERTLHVGRDRPIRISAGHRILHHDGKCSRPHGHNYEIAVSITGTLSEEGWVVDKGDITSIIDEWDHRFLVEDGDPLVDAFDAAGDADGLVVLDHPPTAEVMSLLLEEKFMERLPDNVTDVSVQVAETAELCGGSEF; from the coding sequence ATGACTCCAGGCGCACTCGAAGAGACCGAGTCGGGCGTCCGTGACCTCACAGGACACGAACGGACGCTCCACGTCGGCCGCGACCGGCCAATCCGAATCAGCGCGGGACACCGCATCCTCCACCACGACGGTAAGTGCTCGCGCCCGCACGGCCACAACTACGAGATAGCCGTCAGCATCACCGGCACCCTCAGCGAGGAGGGGTGGGTTGTCGACAAGGGCGATATTACCTCGATAATCGACGAGTGGGACCACCGGTTCCTCGTCGAGGACGGCGACCCCCTCGTCGATGCCTTCGACGCCGCCGGCGACGCAGACGGGCTGGTCGTCCTCGACCACCCGCCGACGGCCGAAGTGATGTCTCTGCTCCTCGAGGAGAAGTTCATGGAGCGCCTCCCCGACAACGTCACCGACGTCTCCGTCCAGGTGGCCGAGACGGCCGAACTCTGCGGCGGGAGCGAGTTCTGA
- a CDS encoding helix-turn-helix domain-containing protein — protein MASTSWQGEGDDPAMDVLSTLGNKYSAEILCAAQTPTSAQELSDEVGIPIATCYRRIEELVETGLLQCEGRQLSDEGRRTNVYRRTLDEIAVDFSDPGPSFSRKERSEAKNRLQDKMDD, from the coding sequence ATGGCTTCGACAAGCTGGCAGGGCGAGGGTGACGACCCCGCGATGGACGTCCTCTCGACGCTCGGCAACAAGTACAGCGCGGAGATACTGTGTGCAGCACAGACGCCGACGTCGGCGCAGGAACTCAGCGACGAGGTCGGTATCCCGATCGCGACCTGCTACCGACGGATCGAAGAGCTCGTCGAGACCGGCCTCCTCCAGTGCGAGGGCCGTCAGCTCTCCGACGAAGGCCGACGAACCAACGTCTACCGACGCACGCTCGACGAGATCGCCGTCGACTTCTCCGACCCCGGTCCATCGTTCTCCCGCAAGGAGCGCTCGGAGGCGAAGAACCGCCTCCAGGACAAGATGGACGACTGA
- a CDS encoding prenyltransferase, with protein sequence MTRAGTRQLSALWGMSRPSQLALILVVYALGVAMAAARGWTVDSMAVLVGGGALLPTAASIHYVNEYADHETDALTERTRFSGGSGALARTGLSPRLALHAAVASLTVGTAVTVAGFATGLLPPVPLVLLMAIAVIGWAYSVGPALAWNGLGEVTNAVLGGLVLPLYGFAVVGADVDARAVLAVLPFAIYVFTNLLATQWPDRDADATVGKRTLPTRWSPHRLRRAYLASATLSLGSLAVLPFLGLLPPTVGWSSLVLVPVAVLAAQRFTVVRSPFPTVAVMVAMAVIQLLAWLRLAFW encoded by the coding sequence ATGACTCGGGCCGGGACACGCCAGTTGTCTGCACTCTGGGGGATGTCCCGACCGTCCCAGCTTGCACTCATCCTCGTGGTGTATGCCCTCGGTGTCGCGATGGCGGCGGCCCGGGGGTGGACAGTCGACTCGATGGCCGTGCTCGTCGGCGGTGGTGCCCTGCTGCCGACCGCGGCCAGCATCCACTACGTCAACGAGTACGCCGACCACGAGACCGATGCACTGACCGAACGGACACGCTTCTCCGGCGGGAGTGGTGCCCTGGCGCGCACCGGCCTGTCGCCGCGACTCGCACTCCACGCCGCGGTCGCGAGTCTCACCGTCGGAACGGCCGTGACCGTCGCCGGGTTCGCGACGGGGCTGTTGCCACCGGTTCCACTCGTGCTCCTCATGGCCATCGCGGTAATCGGGTGGGCCTACTCGGTCGGCCCCGCACTCGCCTGGAACGGCCTCGGCGAGGTGACGAACGCGGTCCTCGGTGGCCTCGTCTTGCCGCTCTACGGGTTCGCGGTCGTCGGGGCTGACGTGGATGCGAGGGCGGTCCTCGCGGTGCTCCCGTTCGCCATCTACGTGTTCACGAATCTGCTGGCGACCCAGTGGCCGGACAGGGACGCGGACGCCACCGTCGGGAAGCGGACGCTACCGACGCGCTGGTCTCCCCACCGACTCCGGCGGGCGTACCTCGCGAGCGCGACGCTCTCGCTGGGGTCGCTGGCGGTGCTCCCGTTCCTCGGCCTCCTGCCGCCGACCGTCGGCTGGTCGAGTCTGGTCCTCGTTCCCGTCGCCGTCCTCGCGGCCCAGCGGTTCACCGTCGTCCGGTCGCCGTTCCCGACCGTGGCAGTGATGGTCGCCATGGCTGTTATCCAGTTGCTCGCGTGGCTGCGACTGGCGTTCTGGTGA
- a CDS encoding chemotaxis protein CheW, translating into MSTDLPDELLDIDVENPEDEPEREIQSDRSPENEPDEVERFVVFRIGEQRLAVSVDAVKSIVKVKEWTRVPRTSPAIDGIMDLRGEITAVIEPRVHFTVEQEPSGLNRQRIIVFDRASDKQGVGIRVDDVMGVELVPLRSIVPSEHAEDEAGEHPLVTAVIYHEEDGQVVDTMGLLDIKGLIQASGQGAQ; encoded by the coding sequence ATGTCAACGGACCTGCCAGACGAGTTGCTGGATATCGACGTCGAGAACCCGGAGGACGAGCCCGAACGCGAGATCCAGAGCGACCGCTCCCCCGAGAACGAACCGGACGAAGTCGAACGGTTCGTCGTGTTTCGAATCGGCGAGCAGCGCCTCGCGGTCAGCGTGGACGCCGTAAAGAGTATCGTGAAGGTGAAAGAGTGGACGCGGGTCCCGCGGACCTCGCCAGCCATCGACGGCATCATGGACCTCCGCGGGGAGATCACCGCGGTCATCGAACCGCGTGTCCACTTCACCGTCGAGCAGGAACCGTCGGGACTGAACCGCCAGCGTATCATCGTGTTCGACCGTGCCTCGGACAAACAGGGCGTCGGTATCCGTGTCGACGACGTCATGGGGGTCGAACTGGTTCCCCTCCGCTCCATCGTCCCGAGCGAGCACGCCGAGGACGAGGCTGGCGAGCACCCACTCGTGACCGCGGTCATCTACCACGAGGAGGATGGTCAGGTCGTCGACACGATGGGGTTGCTGGACATCAAAGGACTCATACAGGCGTCCGGGCAAGGAGCCCAGTGA
- the cheY gene encoding chemotaxis protein CheY: MSTGVLIVDDSHFMRNLLRQILEDEYDIVGEASNGAEAVKLYKEENPDIVMMDIVMPKCNGIKATAAIKKLDPSSRVIMCTSVGQREKMKLAVKAGADGYVTKPFEEPSVRKALKDVVPA; encoded by the coding sequence ATGTCGACAGGGGTGCTCATCGTGGACGACTCTCATTTTATGCGGAACCTCCTCAGGCAGATTCTGGAGGACGAGTACGATATCGTAGGAGAGGCGTCCAACGGGGCCGAAGCGGTCAAACTGTACAAAGAAGAGAATCCGGACATCGTGATGATGGACATCGTGATGCCGAAATGTAACGGTATCAAGGCGACAGCCGCCATCAAGAAGCTGGACCCGAGTTCACGTGTCATCATGTGCACATCGGTCGGCCAGCGCGAGAAGATGAAGCTCGCGGTCAAAGCCGGTGCCGATGGCTACGTGACCAAACCATTCGAAGAACCCAGCGTTCGCAAAGCGCTGAAAGACGTCGTCCCTGCATGA
- the cheB gene encoding chemotaxis-specific protein-glutamate methyltransferase CheB: MTSVLVVDDSQFMRTVIGNILADNGYEVYSASNGKKAVAAVAEHDPDIVTMDVQMPGMNGIDAVTEIMATNPTPILMLSAHTSKGADETFEALDKGAVDFLAKPSGEVSPNIASLADRLVEKVRAVEGVDATSMTEPRATATAAAGSTDEGAWPTHDTGGDSETTASGPYVKHPTIVIGASTGGPKIVEQIVTSLPVALGAKVLVVQHMPASFTDRLAARLDSLSNYDVYEATDGLRLRDGDIAIARGDYHMEVVSNVAGNVRIRLTQEERRHGVRPAIDVTMETAAERVSDPLCGVTLTGMGKDGAAGIAAIKEAGGATIAQDEASSPVFGIPKQAIETGCVDQVLSATDIPEGICSVFSQEAQSHG; this comes from the coding sequence ATGACGAGCGTGCTGGTTGTCGACGATTCGCAGTTCATGCGAACGGTCATCGGCAACATCCTCGCGGACAACGGGTACGAGGTCTACAGCGCCAGCAACGGCAAGAAAGCAGTAGCAGCGGTCGCCGAACACGACCCCGACATCGTCACGATGGACGTCCAGATGCCCGGCATGAACGGCATCGACGCCGTCACCGAGATCATGGCGACGAACCCCACCCCTATCCTCATGCTCAGCGCACACACGAGCAAGGGTGCAGACGAGACGTTCGAGGCACTCGATAAGGGCGCGGTCGACTTCCTCGCCAAACCGAGCGGCGAGGTGTCGCCGAACATCGCGAGCCTCGCGGATCGGCTCGTGGAGAAGGTCCGGGCGGTCGAAGGTGTCGACGCGACCTCGATGACCGAGCCCCGCGCCACAGCCACCGCGGCGGCCGGGTCCACGGACGAGGGCGCGTGGCCCACCCACGACACGGGTGGCGACAGCGAGACGACGGCCAGCGGGCCGTACGTCAAGCATCCGACCATCGTCATCGGCGCATCGACGGGCGGTCCGAAGATCGTCGAACAGATCGTCACGAGCCTCCCGGTCGCCCTCGGCGCGAAGGTGCTGGTCGTCCAGCACATGCCCGCGTCGTTCACCGACCGCCTCGCCGCCCGCCTCGACAGCCTGTCGAACTACGACGTCTACGAAGCGACCGACGGGCTCCGTCTGCGTGACGGCGACATCGCCATCGCACGTGGGGACTACCACATGGAGGTGGTCTCGAACGTGGCCGGGAACGTTCGCATCCGGCTCACGCAGGAGGAGCGCCGCCACGGCGTCCGTCCCGCCATCGACGTGACCATGGAGACGGCAGCCGAGCGCGTCTCGGACCCACTCTGTGGCGTCACGCTCACCGGGATGGGCAAGGACGGCGCGGCCGGCATCGCGGCCATCAAGGAAGCTGGCGGCGCGACCATCGCACAGGACGAAGCATCGAGCCCCGTCTTCGGTATCCCGAAGCAGGCTATCGAGACCGGGTGTGTCGACCAGGTGCTCTCGGCGACGGACATCCCCGAGGGCATCTGTTCCGTATTCAGCCAGGAGGCACAGAGCCATGGATGA
- a CDS encoding Hpt domain-containing protein, protein MDEYLRDFVQESEENITELNNALLELERSPDDDEAMGRIFRMAHTLKGNAGAMGFEDASNLAHAIEDLLEAVRSGQIEVTPELMDVIFGGVDELETMLDDVRAYGEIRTDASETIETLREVKEAETGIPTITDPDDAALDEAVEAARDLTDENHDVYHVRLAIEENDERQNGRLVVKALADAFDLLGTVPEEDTLAAGEYDGTLDAVFGSAVGEAAISAALEPVDAVADDRITEVTERYEASRVEEGVIEDEFDDLFEEDPGSDIDSSAAQDMSVDDLLSEFDEYDDLDAMVEEMDDVSGFDDLGDAGSFDDIDFGDDLADDGDSVAEPAGEAGGDVEEPDEPETAAEPDPAPSEDPDEEVDDAAATFAELKQEVDPVGFDELQDELAELEFDEYSDEEEVGFDELLGDDFEERDDDFFSQGESAVSSGQDEVSMADLVGDDEVSGFEDAEDESDEDLDLGEDLDLDEEFGEAVDDSADEAVDAADSIDADADESSDSPAEADADEPAVEADAPADVEVDLGFEESDDDLGFEDAGTDSEFDEVEAAPESEDVDTEFDDVDTESGFDEVDTTTEPEDATVGFDDAASSDEFDDDIETDFDTDESTETADEAATVNTAEASATEADVDAEVAADADVAADDDVDAVDDSAATDEFADADDSAEVADSAEEPKPATTADTDDETDDFGSFDGADDFGSGSVGGAAFDDDLGDDFELDTADPSETAAAAAEAESVDEPEDDDLTDEESDLDEGVALGDEYVDLDPATPADGDTEAEASAESDEADTATPTDDEDLSPLERARARSDLDLDDVEVGEFELDEAEAQASTETTVETGDFDAIGSSDFDSGTDSVADSGSFGGLDDSGLDYGDFDEPPADSTADEDGGDEPDDTAPSGPVVDGSEYEVDIQTLGDEDDEADSEGEIQSIRVDVEQVDRLLNLVEGLVTSRVRLRRTVEEGADPAELDDELDELEDLTGELQDTVMDVRLVPVKMVVNTLPRVVRDISREQDKQVAFEMEGESVEVDRSILDQISDPLVHIVRNAVDHGIESPDEREELDKPTEGQVTLRVERARDQVVIEVEDDGRGLDPDRLREEAVEEGILTEAEAAELPDSEAYDLIFHPGLSTASEVTDVSGRGVGMDVVKSTVNDLDGTVTVESEQGEGTTIRMLLPVTVAIADVLFVESGDEEFGVPVKVVRDIGPAVDVREEDGQEVIVDGDETLPLVRLNEALGTPGTPRNGTGMYLRIRSGVRPLAIHCDEVRGQQEVVVKPFEGVLGGIPGLSGATVLGEGEVVNILDVKTL, encoded by the coding sequence ATGGATGAGTACCTCAGGGACTTCGTTCAGGAGTCCGAAGAGAACATCACGGAACTGAACAACGCGCTCCTCGAGCTCGAGCGCTCCCCCGACGACGACGAGGCGATGGGCCGCATCTTCCGGATGGCTCACACCCTCAAAGGAAACGCGGGTGCCATGGGGTTCGAGGATGCATCGAACCTCGCACACGCGATAGAGGACCTCCTCGAAGCTGTCCGGTCCGGACAGATCGAGGTCACGCCGGAGCTCATGGACGTGATATTCGGCGGCGTCGACGAACTCGAGACGATGCTGGACGACGTCCGCGCCTACGGTGAGATCCGGACGGATGCGTCCGAGACCATCGAAACCCTCCGGGAGGTCAAGGAGGCCGAGACGGGTATCCCGACGATCACGGACCCGGACGATGCGGCACTCGACGAGGCGGTCGAGGCCGCGAGAGACCTCACGGACGAGAACCACGACGTCTACCACGTCAGACTCGCCATCGAGGAGAACGACGAGCGACAGAACGGCCGACTGGTCGTGAAGGCGCTCGCAGACGCGTTCGACCTCCTCGGCACCGTCCCCGAGGAGGACACGCTCGCCGCGGGCGAGTACGACGGTACCCTCGACGCGGTGTTCGGCAGCGCCGTCGGCGAGGCGGCCATCTCTGCCGCACTCGAACCCGTCGACGCGGTCGCGGACGACCGCATCACGGAGGTGACCGAGCGCTACGAGGCGTCACGCGTCGAGGAAGGCGTCATCGAGGACGAGTTCGACGACCTCTTCGAGGAGGACCCGGGCTCGGACATCGACTCCTCGGCCGCACAGGACATGTCCGTCGACGACCTCCTCTCGGAGTTCGACGAGTACGACGACCTCGACGCCATGGTCGAGGAGATGGACGACGTCTCCGGGTTCGACGACCTGGGCGACGCCGGCTCCTTCGACGACATCGACTTCGGCGACGACCTCGCCGACGACGGTGACAGCGTCGCGGAACCCGCTGGCGAAGCGGGCGGCGACGTCGAGGAACCCGACGAGCCCGAGACCGCCGCCGAACCCGACCCAGCGCCATCCGAAGACCCCGACGAGGAGGTCGACGATGCGGCTGCGACCTTCGCGGAACTCAAACAGGAGGTCGACCCGGTCGGTTTCGACGAACTGCAGGACGAACTCGCCGAACTGGAGTTCGACGAGTACTCCGACGAGGAGGAGGTCGGCTTCGACGAACTCCTCGGAGACGACTTCGAGGAGCGAGACGACGACTTCTTCTCGCAGGGCGAGTCCGCGGTCAGCAGTGGCCAGGACGAGGTCAGCATGGCGGACCTCGTCGGCGACGACGAGGTCTCCGGGTTCGAGGATGCCGAAGACGAGTCCGACGAGGACCTCGACCTTGGTGAGGACCTGGACCTCGACGAGGAGTTCGGCGAAGCGGTGGACGATTCGGCGGACGAAGCGGTCGATGCGGCCGACAGCATCGACGCAGACGCCGATGAGTCCAGCGACTCCCCGGCCGAGGCGGACGCGGACGAGCCGGCTGTCGAAGCCGACGCGCCCGCAGATGTCGAGGTCGACCTCGGGTTCGAGGAGTCGGACGACGACCTCGGGTTCGAGGACGCAGGTACCGACTCAGAATTCGACGAGGTCGAGGCTGCGCCCGAGTCCGAGGACGTCGACACCGAGTTCGACGACGTCGACACCGAATCCGGATTCGACGAGGTCGATACCACGACCGAGCCCGAGGACGCGACTGTCGGCTTCGATGACGCGGCATCGAGCGACGAGTTCGACGACGATATCGAGACCGACTTCGATACGGACGAATCCACCGAGACCGCCGACGAGGCCGCAACGGTGAACACGGCTGAAGCGTCCGCCACCGAGGCAGACGTGGACGCCGAGGTTGCGGCGGACGCTGACGTTGCGGCGGACGACGACGTGGACGCGGTCGACGATTCCGCGGCCACCGACGAGTTCGCCGACGCCGACGACTCGGCCGAGGTGGCGGACTCCGCCGAGGAGCCCAAACCCGCAACCACTGCAGACACCGACGACGAGACGGACGACTTCGGCAGCTTCGACGGTGCTGACGACTTCGGTTCCGGCTCGGTCGGCGGCGCCGCCTTCGACGACGACCTCGGCGACGACTTCGAACTCGACACTGCGGACCCCTCGGAGACCGCCGCCGCAGCCGCCGAGGCCGAATCGGTCGACGAGCCCGAGGACGACGACCTGACGGACGAGGAATCCGACCTCGACGAGGGCGTCGCGCTCGGTGACGAGTACGTGGACCTTGACCCGGCGACCCCGGCGGATGGGGACACCGAAGCCGAGGCCTCGGCGGAATCCGACGAGGCGGACACCGCGACACCGACCGACGACGAGGACCTTTCGCCCCTCGAGCGCGCCCGTGCCCGTTCGGACCTCGACCTCGACGACGTCGAGGTCGGCGAGTTCGAACTCGACGAAGCGGAGGCACAGGCGAGCACCGAGACGACGGTCGAGACCGGTGATTTCGACGCGATTGGAAGCAGCGATTTCGACTCGGGTACCGACAGTGTCGCCGACTCCGGTAGCTTCGGTGGGCTGGACGACTCGGGTCTCGACTACGGCGACTTCGACGAACCCCCAGCCGACTCGACGGCAGACGAAGACGGCGGGGACGAGCCCGACGACACCGCGCCGAGCGGCCCGGTCGTCGACGGCTCGGAGTACGAGGTCGATATCCAGACCCTCGGCGACGAGGACGACGAAGCCGACTCGGAGGGCGAGATACAGTCCATCCGCGTCGACGTCGAGCAGGTCGACCGCCTGCTGAACCTCGTCGAGGGGCTGGTCACCAGCCGCGTTCGCCTGCGCCGCACCGTCGAGGAGGGGGCCGACCCCGCCGAACTCGACGACGAACTGGACGAGCTGGAGGACCTCACCGGTGAACTTCAGGACACCGTGATGGACGTCCGGCTCGTGCCGGTGAAGATGGTCGTGAACACGCTCCCGCGCGTGGTCCGCGACATCTCCCGCGAACAGGACAAGCAGGTCGCGTTCGAGATGGAGGGTGAGTCGGTCGAGGTCGACCGCTCCATCCTCGACCAGATCTCGGACCCGCTGGTCCACATCGTTCGCAACGCGGTCGACCACGGTATCGAATCGCCCGACGAGCGCGAGGAACTCGACAAGCCCACCGAAGGGCAGGTCACCTTGCGAGTCGAACGCGCCCGCGACCAGGTCGTCATCGAAGTCGAAGACGACGGTCGCGGGCTCGACCCTGACCGCCTCCGCGAGGAGGCCGTCGAGGAGGGCATCCTCACCGAGGCGGAAGCAGCGGAGCTCCCCGACTCGGAGGCGTACGACCTCATCTTCCACCCCGGGCTGTCGACGGCGTCGGAGGTTACCGACGTCTCCGGCCGCGGTGTGGGGATGGACGTCGTCAAGAGCACCGTCAACGACCTCGACGGCACGGTGACCGTCGAGTCGGAGCAGGGCGAAGGAACCACCATCCGGATGCTGCTCCCCGTCACCGTCGCTATCGCGGACGTCCTGTTCGTGGAGTCCGGTGACGAGGAGTTCGGCGTGCCGGTCAAGGTCGTGCGCGACATCGGCCCTGCGGTCGACGTGCGTGAGGAGGACGGACAGGAGGTCATCGTCGACGGCGACGAGACGCTCCCGCTTGTCCGCCTGAACGAAGCCCTCGGGACGCCCGGGACCCCCCGTAACGGCACGGGGATGTACCTGCGCATCCGGAGCGGCGTCAGACCGCTCGCGATCCACTGCGACGAGGTTCGCGGGCAACAGGAGGTCGTCGTCAAGCCCTTCGAGGGCGTACTCGGCGGCATCCCCGGCCTGAGCGGGGCGACGGTGCTCGGCGAAGGTGAAGTCGTGAACATCCTGGATGTGAAGACACTATGA
- a CDS encoding chemotaxis protein CheC, with protein sequence MSLMVDIRKLSFINEMAKVGTNGVADNMSKLTGEDARMEVTKTNFIDIQDIKKQLDAGKRVGVRVRLMEPPHGHILILFPESSAKKITALMLSDMVDDMSQVSGEMARSAVEELGNMMASGFIDGWADVLGRTIDIATPQLVYAPAGEIVERTAGLGGEDLALFFDSNLTVPSYDINAEIYAFPNLEEFVEMVNNIEARPT encoded by the coding sequence ATGAGTTTGATGGTCGACATTCGGAAGCTGAGTTTCATCAACGAGATGGCGAAGGTCGGGACCAACGGGGTCGCCGACAACATGAGTAAACTGACAGGCGAGGATGCCCGGATGGAGGTGACGAAGACGAACTTCATCGACATCCAGGACATCAAGAAGCAACTGGACGCCGGCAAACGTGTCGGCGTCAGGGTGCGCCTGATGGAGCCCCCGCACGGGCACATCCTCATCCTGTTCCCCGAGTCGAGCGCGAAGAAGATCACCGCGCTCATGCTCTCGGACATGGTCGACGACATGTCCCAGGTATCGGGCGAGATGGCTCGCTCGGCCGTCGAAGAGCTCGGCAACATGATGGCGTCGGGCTTCATCGACGGCTGGGCGGACGTGCTCGGCCGCACCATCGACATCGCGACACCGCAACTGGTGTACGCACCGGCCGGTGAGATCGTCGAACGGACCGCAGGCCTCGGCGGCGAGGACCTCGCGCTGTTCTTCGACTCCAACCTGACGGTGCCGAGTTACGACATCAACGCCGAGATCTACGCCTTCCCGAACCTCGAAGAGTTCGTGGAGATGGTCAACAATATCGAAGCCAGGCCGACATGA
- a CDS encoding chemotaxis protein CheC produces the protein MKLDITALGTFYDMAREGAGLAAGRLTRMTDVDTRVGVTKLNFMRGSEIRTEFEDDVPKVGIRVELSGGLDGHSIIIFERDAALSIVKTLVGESDADEFNDMNRSAMTEVGQIMNAGFIDGWADVLGTVIDVSTPEFVEGTTAEPFLGDLEAAPDEGDLALLFQSQIEAVDTEIGFKHYLFPERESMADILEQHGDPDSRGIEYDKLAGFDEMAQQGAKEVASNITTLTGIETSVKIRRLKFASLEAIPQEIDDEMLVGVAHELDGTPSGYLLFLFDERSAREVVEATVPNPPDDEFGDLGKSAIKELGNIMASGFIDGWANVLDTTIDHSPPQYIHDFGAAVIDPVIIQLGENQDFAFVFDTVIKADDREFDCSIYAIPDEEDLERALNNLDIERIADAETKADFPIDEVENA, from the coding sequence ATGAAACTGGACATCACCGCACTCGGGACCTTCTACGACATGGCTCGGGAAGGTGCCGGCCTCGCCGCGGGTCGCCTGACGCGCATGACCGACGTGGACACCCGCGTCGGCGTCACGAAGCTGAACTTCATGCGCGGCTCGGAGATCCGGACGGAGTTTGAGGACGACGTGCCCAAGGTGGGCATCCGCGTCGAACTCTCCGGCGGGCTGGACGGGCACTCGATAATCATCTTCGAGCGCGACGCGGCCCTCAGCATCGTCAAGACGCTGGTCGGTGAATCCGACGCCGACGAGTTCAACGACATGAACCGCTCGGCGATGACCGAGGTCGGCCAGATCATGAACGCCGGGTTCATCGACGGCTGGGCGGACGTGCTCGGGACCGTCATCGACGTGTCGACGCCGGAGTTCGTCGAGGGGACGACCGCGGAGCCGTTCCTCGGCGACCTCGAGGCAGCACCCGACGAGGGCGACCTCGCGCTGTTGTTCCAGAGCCAGATCGAGGCGGTCGACACGGAGATCGGGTTCAAGCACTACCTGTTCCCCGAGCGGGAGTCGATGGCGGACATCCTCGAACAGCACGGCGACCCCGACAGCCGGGGTATCGAGTACGACAAGCTCGCCGGCTTCGACGAGATGGCCCAGCAAGGGGCGAAAGAGGTCGCCTCGAACATCACGACGCTCACCGGCATCGAGACGAGCGTGAAGATCCGCCGCCTGAAGTTCGCCTCGCTGGAGGCGATTCCCCAGGAGATCGACGACGAGATGCTCGTCGGCGTGGCGCACGAACTCGACGGCACCCCCTCCGGGTACCTGCTGTTCCTGTTCGACGAGCGCTCGGCCCGCGAGGTCGTCGAGGCGACCGTGCCGAACCCGCCGGACGACGAGTTCGGTGACCTCGGCAAGAGCGCCATCAAGGAGCTCGGGAACATCATGGCCTCGGGCTTCATCGACGGCTGGGCGAACGTGCTGGACACGACCATCGACCACTCGCCGCCGCAGTACATCCACGACTTCGGGGCGGCGGTCATCGACCCGGTCATCATCCAGCTCGGCGAGAACCAGGACTTCGCGTTCGTCTTCGACACGGTCATCAAGGCCGACGACCGCGAGTTCGACTGTTCCATCTACGCCATCCCGGACGAGGAGGACCTCGAACGGGCGCTCAACAACCTCGACATCGAGCGTATCGCCGACGCCGAGACGAAAGCAGACTTCCCGATAGATGAAGTGGAGAACGCATGA
- a CDS encoding chemotaxis protein CheD, with the protein MKTYGSEPGAPEPVQVGISEFVVRGKESEDTLKSYGLGSCLAIALYDPDTRIGGLAHVMLPDGDAADGADTQPGKYADTAIRAMLRRMVEKGAAYTSVEAKIAGGSDMFQFESFGEGVGKRNVAAAKEELEKLGVPIIAEDVGGQRGRTVEFDVQTGTLRIRTADSEHAVEEL; encoded by the coding sequence ATGAAGACGTACGGAAGTGAACCAGGCGCGCCGGAGCCGGTCCAGGTCGGTATCTCGGAGTTCGTCGTCAGGGGCAAGGAGTCTGAGGACACGCTCAAGTCTTACGGACTCGGCTCCTGTCTGGCAATCGCCCTCTACGACCCTGACACCCGAATCGGCGGACTGGCACACGTCATGCTCCCCGACGGTGACGCCGCCGACGGGGCCGACACGCAGCCCGGCAAGTACGCCGATACGGCCATCCGCGCGATGCTCCGCCGGATGGTCGAGAAGGGTGCGGCGTACACCTCGGTCGAAGCGAAGATAGCGGGCGGGAGCGACATGTTCCAGTTCGAGTCCTTCGGTGAGGGCGTCGGCAAGCGGAACGTCGCCGCGGCCAAGGAGGAACTCGAGAAGCTCGGCGTCCCCATCATCGCGGAGGACGTCGGCGGCCAGCGCGGCCGCACCGTCGAGTTCGACGTGCAGACCGGGACGCTCCGGATCCGGACTGCAGACAGCGAGCACGCGGTGGAGGAACTGTGA